From a region of the Roseivirga sp. 4D4 genome:
- a CDS encoding MBL fold metallo-hydrolase, protein MKKAPFSTLNLEPIVALFLFLLVGACQTDKEYVGMTIPTDQPYLIVLGVAQDAGYPQAGQQEEWKLIKEGKARKTYAVSLGLIDPLNNQRWLFEATPDFKEQLQLMDQVSSTDNYPYDGIFLTHAHMGHYTGLMHMGREAMGTQKTPVYAMPKMHEYLSTNGPWSQLVSLGNIDLKSITNQEPTTIGSFKVTPYQVPHRDEFSETVGFKVESNGKSILFIPDIDKWEKWDLDILDMIRSVDAALLDASFFKNGEIPGRDMSEIPHPFVEESMKLFENLSTEDKAKVHFIHFNHTNPLLFSNSPEHQSVLDAGYKVAREGQVFTF, encoded by the coding sequence ATGAAGAAAGCACCTTTTTCAACCTTAAACTTAGAGCCGATTGTGGCTCTTTTTTTATTCTTATTGGTAGGCGCCTGTCAAACTGATAAGGAATATGTGGGCATGACCATACCGACAGATCAACCCTACCTCATAGTGCTCGGTGTTGCACAAGATGCCGGTTACCCTCAAGCAGGTCAACAGGAAGAATGGAAATTGATTAAAGAGGGAAAGGCCAGAAAAACTTACGCTGTATCTCTCGGCTTAATAGACCCCTTGAACAATCAACGTTGGTTGTTCGAAGCTACTCCCGATTTTAAGGAGCAGCTTCAGCTGATGGATCAGGTATCAAGTACTGATAACTACCCTTACGATGGGATATTTTTAACGCACGCCCATATGGGACATTATACAGGATTAATGCATATGGGCAGAGAAGCAATGGGGACTCAGAAAACACCGGTGTATGCGATGCCAAAAATGCATGAATACTTAAGCACAAATGGACCCTGGAGTCAATTAGTTTCTTTAGGAAATATCGACCTAAAATCAATAACGAATCAAGAGCCCACTACCATCGGATCGTTCAAAGTAACTCCTTATCAAGTACCTCATCGTGATGAATTCAGTGAAACGGTTGGCTTTAAAGTAGAATCGAATGGCAAGTCTATCCTATTCATTCCAGATATTGACAAATGGGAGAAGTGGGACTTAGATATTCTTGACATGATTCGGTCCGTAGACGCGGCCTTGCTAGATGCTTCATTCTTTAAAAATGGAGAAATCCCTGGCCGAGATATGAGCGAAATACCCCATCCTTTTGTCGAAGAAAGCATGAAACTCTTTGAAAACCTTTCAACAGAAGATAAAGCCAAAGTTCATTTTATTCATTTCAACCATACCAACCCACTTCTTTTCAGCAACAGTCCGGAGCACCAGTCAGTCTTAGATGCTGGGTATAAGGTGGCCAGAGAAGGGCAAGTCTTTACTTTCTAA
- a CDS encoding VPS10 domain-containing protein, which produces MRINTALLLITTLLFVNTAYGQKLDMSMMGDLKPRSIGPAGASGRITSFDVQLSNPDIIYAGTAAGGLWRSENGGSTWDVIFDDGKSASIGSIAINQNNPNEIWVGTGEGNPRNSMNNGAGIYKTIDRGRTWTFLGLEKTNGIHRIILNPNDPKTAVVAATGTPWGENPERGIYKTIDGGQTWTQTLYIDVKTGAADLVVDPANPNKMIAAMWEHRRWPWFFKSGGPGSGIFVSLDGGDTWTKRTSEDGLPNGELGRIGIAFAPSNPDRVYAYVESKSNAIYRSDDGGFKWRKISKTGDRNIGGRPFYYADIYVDPKNENRVYSIHSTVTVSEDGGKTWSSFVPSSRVHTDHHAWWIHPDDPSFILDGHDGGLTYTRDRGKNWHFVESLPLTQFYHVRVDNDIPYNIYGGAQDNGSWRGPSQSWFKGGIRNFYWQRLSVGDGFDMAPDPNDNRYGWSMGQGGNLNYYDRISGILYKVRPVHPNGERLRFNWNAALAIDPIDKSVAYYGSQFVHKTNDGGKSWEIISPDLTTNDSTKQDYKTGGLTYDNTAAENHTTITAIGASARQAGVIWVGTDDGNVQVTRDGGKTWTNVVKNIKGLPANSWIAQVKPSEYNAAEAFVVIDNHRMHDWTPYVYHTRNFGRTWKRLVDDSKMRGATLSFVQDPIEPKLMFTGTEFGLWVSIDGGDNWTQYTNGFGTIPTQDMVIQPREHDLVIGTFGRSFWVLDDIRPLRTLANLGLKKVMDKQLHVFDTPDAYRVFRGESFGYRANLVGEAIFEGENRPLGAMITYYFKDTGRKSNNVKAEILDQSGKVIKTLNQRASAGMNRFYWRMDTDGAKLAKPVGSRKFARGPDALPGDYTVRLTYKDSESENTVTVHADPRIEVDPEAMKVKKAFMEKHGALQARVDKMNNDLLEAKEQVEFVNERVKNEDASIKSEITTRGKALVKAIDGVYYQINSKPVKQGIYRDATVLSAQLGALSGTMQSVQLPLTKNQETAMSLLEPAVTAMEEKVKQVLFKEFGEYKAYIKGLGLSLIPEK; this is translated from the coding sequence ATGCGAATCAATACCGCTCTTCTGTTAATTACTACTTTACTTTTTGTAAATACCGCTTACGGCCAAAAACTGGATATGTCCATGATGGGCGATTTGAAGCCTCGTAGTATAGGCCCTGCTGGTGCAAGTGGAAGAATCACCTCCTTCGATGTACAACTAAGCAATCCCGATATCATTTATGCAGGTACAGCCGCTGGTGGACTGTGGAGATCTGAAAACGGAGGCTCTACATGGGATGTGATCTTTGATGATGGAAAATCAGCGTCTATTGGATCGATTGCTATAAACCAGAATAATCCCAATGAGATTTGGGTGGGTACTGGTGAAGGCAACCCACGCAACAGCATGAATAATGGTGCAGGTATTTACAAGACGATTGATCGTGGCCGAACCTGGACTTTTTTAGGCCTCGAGAAAACAAATGGTATTCATCGGATCATTCTAAATCCCAATGATCCAAAAACTGCGGTTGTAGCTGCTACCGGCACACCATGGGGTGAAAATCCTGAACGGGGCATTTACAAGACAATCGATGGTGGACAAACCTGGACGCAGACCTTGTATATTGACGTAAAGACAGGAGCAGCCGATCTGGTTGTTGATCCGGCCAATCCCAATAAAATGATAGCCGCTATGTGGGAGCACCGCAGATGGCCTTGGTTCTTCAAATCAGGAGGCCCTGGATCTGGAATCTTTGTGAGCCTTGATGGCGGAGATACCTGGACAAAGAGAACATCTGAAGATGGATTGCCGAATGGCGAGCTGGGTCGTATTGGGATTGCCTTTGCACCCTCAAACCCAGACAGAGTCTATGCTTATGTTGAATCGAAATCAAACGCTATTTACCGTTCGGATGACGGGGGTTTTAAATGGAGAAAAATCTCGAAAACAGGTGATCGCAATATCGGAGGAAGACCATTCTATTATGCTGATATCTATGTCGATCCTAAAAATGAAAACAGGGTATATAGCATACATTCCACAGTGACCGTTTCTGAAGATGGTGGTAAGACATGGAGTAGTTTTGTCCCTAGCTCAAGGGTACATACCGATCATCATGCCTGGTGGATTCATCCTGATGACCCAAGTTTCATCTTAGATGGTCATGATGGGGGCTTAACCTACACCAGAGATAGAGGAAAGAACTGGCACTTTGTAGAGAGTTTACCTCTGACACAGTTCTATCATGTCCGTGTAGACAATGACATTCCCTACAATATTTATGGAGGTGCGCAGGACAATGGTTCATGGCGTGGCCCGAGCCAATCTTGGTTCAAAGGAGGCATTAGAAACTTTTACTGGCAGCGCCTAAGTGTAGGAGATGGCTTTGATATGGCACCAGACCCAAATGACAACAGATACGGCTGGTCCATGGGGCAAGGCGGAAATTTAAATTACTATGATCGTATCTCTGGAATCCTCTATAAAGTCAGACCTGTTCACCCTAATGGAGAAAGACTAAGGTTTAACTGGAATGCAGCACTCGCAATAGACCCTATTGATAAATCTGTGGCCTACTATGGAAGTCAATTTGTTCATAAGACAAATGATGGTGGCAAATCATGGGAGATCATTTCTCCAGATTTGACGACCAACGATTCTACCAAACAAGACTATAAGACCGGTGGACTTACTTATGATAATACTGCAGCCGAAAACCATACCACCATCACTGCCATCGGTGCAAGTGCTAGACAGGCAGGAGTGATATGGGTAGGTACTGACGATGGTAATGTTCAGGTGACTAGAGATGGTGGTAAAACCTGGACTAATGTGGTTAAAAACATTAAAGGGTTGCCTGCGAATAGCTGGATCGCTCAGGTTAAACCTTCTGAATACAATGCGGCCGAAGCCTTTGTGGTGATCGATAACCACAGAATGCATGATTGGACACCTTATGTCTATCATACCAGAAACTTTGGCAGAACCTGGAAGAGGTTGGTAGATGACTCAAAAATGAGGGGTGCGACATTGAGCTTTGTCCAAGATCCGATCGAACCAAAACTCATGTTTACCGGAACAGAGTTTGGTCTTTGGGTCAGCATTGATGGAGGAGATAACTGGACGCAGTACACTAATGGTTTTGGTACAATTCCAACGCAGGACATGGTAATCCAGCCAAGAGAGCATGACTTGGTCATCGGTACCTTCGGAAGGTCATTCTGGGTATTGGATGACATTAGGCCATTGAGAACCCTCGCGAATCTGGGCTTGAAAAAGGTCATGGACAAGCAACTTCATGTTTTCGACACACCTGATGCTTACAGAGTATTTCGCGGAGAATCATTTGGCTATCGTGCTAACCTGGTAGGAGAAGCAATTTTTGAGGGAGAGAATAGGCCGCTTGGTGCTATGATCACCTATTATTTTAAAGACACAGGTAGGAAGTCAAACAATGTGAAGGCAGAAATTCTGGATCAGTCAGGCAAGGTGATTAAAACACTCAACCAAAGGGCTTCTGCTGGAATGAATCGTTTCTATTGGAGAATGGATACCGATGGCGCCAAATTGGCTAAGCCAGTGGGAAGCCGAAAGTTTGCTCGTGGGCCTGATGCTTTGCCGGGAGACTATACGGTACGATTGACTTATAAGGATTCAGAATCCGAAAACACGGTGACTGTTCATGCCGACCCTAGAATTGAAGTTGATCCAGAAGCAATGAAGGTCAAGAAGGCCTTTATGGAAAAACATGGAGCGTTGCAGGCAAGGGTCGACAAAATGAACAATGATCTTCTCGAAGCAAAAGAGCAGGTGGAGTTTGTAAATGAGCGAGTTAAAAACGAAGATGCATCGATCAAGTCCGAAATTACAACACGGGGAAAGGCTTTGGTAAAAGCAATAGATGGGGTTTACTACCAAATCAACAGTAAGCCTGTAAAGCAAGGAATCTATCGAGATGCTACGGTATTGTCAGCTCAACTCGGTGCATTATCAGGTACAATGCAATCAGTGCAATTGCCATTAACAAAGAATCAAGAAACGGCTATGTCTCTTTTAGAACCAGCTGTGACTGCTATGGAAGAAAAAGTAAAACAGGTGCTTTTTAAAGAATTCGGTGAGTATAAAGCTTATATCAAAGGTCTGGGTTTAAGCCTGATTCCTGAGAAGTAA
- a CDS encoding DUF4097 family beta strand repeat-containing protein, giving the protein MMKNLMNILVLLAISSTTLFGQRDSETIKKSFEVEKASSDFWFCLCNINGTVEVEAYDGKTIELELNKQIKGRSDDDVKQGMEDLKLLVDEGEDYVKVLMEAPNQTIREKDDPLACGWNWNGNNRRGPRYDYQFDYKIRVPKGISVKVSTVNKGDLEVRNVEGNIYANNVNGDVTLENVQGDTKAGTVNGVIEVSYVKMPKEFGSFETVNGDILIETPDDANGKFNFQTQWGKVYSDLDFSAKLAPKVTKASGKRGGTMYKISNSNGYQLGKGGPSMEFETLNGDIRIKKKK; this is encoded by the coding sequence ATGATGAAAAACTTAATGAACATATTGGTTTTGCTGGCAATTTCTAGCACTACGCTCTTCGGTCAAAGAGATAGTGAAACGATTAAGAAGAGCTTCGAAGTGGAAAAGGCAAGCAGCGATTTCTGGTTCTGCCTGTGCAATATCAATGGAACGGTGGAAGTAGAAGCCTATGATGGTAAAACGATAGAATTGGAACTGAATAAGCAGATCAAAGGCCGTTCAGATGATGATGTGAAACAAGGGATGGAAGATTTAAAACTCTTGGTAGATGAAGGGGAGGACTATGTGAAAGTGCTGATGGAAGCACCAAATCAAACCATCAGAGAAAAAGACGATCCATTGGCCTGTGGCTGGAATTGGAATGGTAATAATAGAAGAGGTCCACGATATGATTATCAATTTGATTATAAGATTCGTGTGCCGAAGGGGATAAGTGTAAAAGTGTCTACAGTTAACAAAGGAGATCTGGAGGTCAGAAACGTGGAAGGCAATATCTATGCTAACAACGTGAATGGAGATGTCACCCTTGAAAATGTTCAAGGAGATACCAAAGCGGGTACTGTCAATGGGGTGATTGAGGTATCGTATGTAAAGATGCCTAAGGAGTTTGGCAGTTTTGAGACGGTCAATGGAGACATACTGATCGAAACACCTGACGATGCTAACGGGAAATTCAACTTCCAGACACAGTGGGGTAAGGTTTACAGCGATTTGGACTTTAGTGCCAAACTGGCCCCGAAGGTGACCAAAGCCTCTGGAAAGCGAGGCGGTACCATGTATAAGATATCAAATTCGAATGGTTACCAATTAGGTAAGGGAGGTCCTTCGATGGAGTTTGAAACCTTAAATGGAGACATTAGAATTAAGAAGAAAAAGTAG
- a CDS encoding DUF4097 domain-containing protein, producing the protein MKTILMALIAGFMIKPALAQDIDVKVDTRQLEASVERIAETAVEHVMAGFGDAHHSKSEKLQEQSTQEVEIPLTNPGERGTLKVYSRNGRIKIVGYDGRTVKVKMIRYGKKVSKSSDKNGMRLISNGGFNFEASEQNNNVKVENEGWNNRVDFEIQVPKNFDLKVESYNNGHIDVEGVDGELDLESYNGPITMTNISGSASASTYNGAVKAIFTSVTADVPMNFDTYNGDVDITVPGGTKFSTKMKTNREIYTDFESFNLIQTKPTRNRDPRRGGTSIKIENWVQGDLNGGGAEVTMKTRNGNIYIRRG; encoded by the coding sequence ATGAAAACAATATTGATGGCTTTAATAGCGGGGTTTATGATAAAACCGGCTTTGGCCCAAGACATAGATGTAAAGGTTGATACGCGCCAACTCGAGGCCAGCGTAGAGCGAATTGCTGAAACTGCTGTAGAACATGTGATGGCTGGTTTTGGAGATGCACACCATAGTAAGAGTGAGAAGCTGCAGGAGCAGTCAACACAAGAGGTGGAAATACCATTGACAAATCCAGGAGAACGAGGTACGCTTAAAGTGTACTCTAGAAATGGAAGAATAAAGATTGTTGGTTATGATGGGAGAACAGTCAAGGTCAAGATGATCAGGTATGGCAAAAAAGTGTCAAAAAGCAGCGACAAGAATGGTATGCGATTGATCAGCAATGGTGGGTTTAACTTCGAAGCTTCTGAACAGAATAACAATGTCAAAGTTGAAAACGAAGGCTGGAATAATCGGGTAGACTTTGAAATTCAAGTACCTAAGAACTTTGATCTGAAGGTTGAGAGTTATAATAATGGCCATATCGATGTTGAAGGTGTAGATGGTGAGTTAGACCTTGAGAGTTATAATGGCCCAATTACTATGACAAATATTTCTGGTTCTGCATCAGCTTCTACTTATAACGGAGCCGTTAAGGCCATCTTTACCTCGGTTACTGCAGATGTACCGATGAACTTCGATACTTATAATGGAGATGTGGATATCACAGTACCCGGGGGTACTAAGTTTTCTACTAAGATGAAGACCAATAGGGAAATTTATACTGATTTCGAATCCTTCAATCTAATCCAGACAAAGCCCACTAGAAATAGAGACCCACGTAGAGGAGGAACATCCATAAAGATTGAGAATTGGGTGCAAGGTGACCTTAATGGAGGTGGAGCTGAAGTAACCATGAAGACGCGAAATGGGAATATCTATATTCGGAGAGGGTAG
- a CDS encoding carbon-nitrogen hydrolase family protein, which yields MKQKVNIGVVQSAPVYLNVEQSMERVEALLKEASAKGAQLVSFGETWFTGYPAWIDYCDEYAKWDFKPTKEVFAKTYANSLDINGPEVAQIGKWAKELGLVIVMGINEKVTSGPGNGTIYNSLLTWNEKGVLANHHRKLMPTHTERLLYGQGDGAGLKAVDTAIGRVGGLICWEHWMPLTRQSMHNSGEHIHIAVWPKVHEMLQIATRSYAFEGRCFAVGVGQIMRVKDIPSELVLPDDLKDKPEHMLLNGGSCIVGPDGHYVMEPVWDQEGVFTAEVDLNRCYEEKMALDVTGHYQRNDVFQLEVNHKRS from the coding sequence ATGAAGCAAAAGGTGAATATAGGAGTGGTGCAGTCAGCACCCGTCTACCTTAATGTTGAGCAATCAATGGAGAGGGTGGAAGCCCTACTCAAGGAAGCGTCTGCCAAAGGTGCGCAACTAGTTAGTTTTGGAGAAACCTGGTTTACAGGCTATCCGGCATGGATAGATTACTGTGACGAATATGCCAAATGGGATTTCAAGCCCACCAAAGAGGTCTTTGCCAAAACCTACGCCAACAGCCTTGACATCAACGGACCAGAAGTAGCACAAATAGGAAAATGGGCCAAAGAATTAGGTTTGGTCATTGTGATGGGTATCAATGAGAAAGTCACCTCAGGACCAGGCAATGGTACTATTTACAATAGCCTACTGACCTGGAATGAAAAGGGTGTACTAGCCAATCATCATCGCAAACTAATGCCCACTCATACTGAAAGGTTACTTTATGGACAAGGAGACGGTGCTGGATTGAAGGCCGTAGACACCGCTATCGGTAGAGTCGGTGGACTCATTTGTTGGGAGCATTGGATGCCTTTAACCAGACAAAGCATGCATAATTCTGGCGAACATATTCACATCGCGGTTTGGCCTAAGGTGCATGAGATGCTTCAGATTGCTACACGTTCTTATGCCTTTGAAGGCAGATGCTTTGCTGTAGGCGTAGGTCAAATCATGAGGGTCAAGGACATTCCCAGTGAATTAGTGTTACCGGATGATTTGAAAGATAAACCAGAGCACATGTTACTCAATGGAGGCAGCTGCATTGTGGGCCCTGACGGACATTATGTGATGGAACCTGTATGGGATCAAGAGGGGGTATTTACGGCAGAAGTAGACTTAAACCGTTGTTATGAGGAGAAAATGGCCTTGGATGTTACTGGGCATTATCAACGCAACGATGTCTTTCAATTGGAGGTTAACCACAAGAGATCATAA
- a CDS encoding sialidase family protein produces MKHLGILFLLFLISCSNNKPPTLGVTILASPVSDRSLTPNLFTADNGTIYLSWLEKTEQQTEFKYSSLEKKVWTAPKLISAGNNWFVNWADFPSFIVNDDVLSAHWLQKRSEGTYDYDVRISQSLDQGLTWSESFIPHSDGIAAEHGFVSMLSLYDRQNFITWLDGRNTKSSGEHEHGHAGAMTLRAGIFDHQGNMTADWELDNRTCDCCQTAAAITDNGPIVAYRDRSENEIRDIYVTRRVNETWTQPKAVFDDNWEISGCPVNGPAIAARKNQVALAWFTAAKGYSEVKLAISSDAGENFEAPIIISQGKTLGRVGISILENGLVAMSWLETENDIADIMLAVFEFNGKEIIRQSIAQTSIERASGFPVMTHYGDQIILAWTVSQDGLSKVKSAEIVLNL; encoded by the coding sequence ATGAAACATCTCGGTATTCTATTTCTCTTGTTCCTTATCTCGTGTAGTAATAATAAACCACCGACTTTAGGGGTAACGATTCTCGCTTCCCCAGTATCAGACCGCAGCTTAACGCCAAACCTTTTTACAGCTGACAATGGAACGATTTATCTGTCGTGGTTAGAAAAAACGGAGCAACAAACAGAATTCAAATACTCTTCCCTTGAAAAAAAGGTTTGGACAGCACCTAAACTCATAAGCGCTGGAAACAACTGGTTTGTCAACTGGGCAGACTTTCCTTCGTTCATCGTCAATGATGATGTATTATCGGCACATTGGCTTCAGAAAAGATCTGAAGGCACTTATGACTATGATGTAAGGATCAGTCAATCTTTGGATCAGGGCCTGACATGGTCTGAGTCATTTATCCCCCATAGTGATGGCATTGCAGCAGAACATGGTTTTGTAAGTATGCTATCACTTTATGATCGTCAGAACTTTATCACCTGGCTCGATGGTAGAAACACCAAGTCGTCTGGAGAGCATGAACACGGCCATGCTGGTGCTATGACACTTCGAGCAGGTATTTTTGATCATCAAGGAAATATGACTGCCGATTGGGAACTGGACAATCGTACTTGCGACTGTTGTCAAACGGCTGCGGCAATCACCGATAATGGCCCTATAGTGGCTTATCGTGATCGGTCTGAAAACGAAATTCGAGATATATATGTGACCCGAAGAGTGAATGAAACCTGGACCCAGCCAAAAGCAGTCTTTGATGATAACTGGGAAATCAGTGGATGCCCTGTTAACGGACCGGCTATAGCTGCTCGAAAAAATCAGGTGGCATTAGCTTGGTTCACTGCGGCAAAAGGCTATTCAGAGGTTAAATTGGCAATTTCTTCAGATGCTGGAGAAAACTTTGAAGCACCTATAATCATCAGTCAAGGGAAAACGCTAGGCCGGGTCGGCATCTCAATTTTGGAGAACGGTCTTGTCGCCATGAGTTGGCTTGAAACGGAAAACGATATTGCTGATATTATGCTTGCTGTGTTCGAGTTCAACGGAAAAGAAATCATTAGACAATCTATCGCACAAACCTCAATAGAAAGAGCCAGCGGTTTTCCGGTAATGACACATTACGGTGATCAAATCATTTTGGCATGGACAGTTTCTCAAGATGGCCTATCGAAGGTCAAAAGTGCCGAAATAGTCCTAAACCTTTAA
- a CDS encoding RNA polymerase sigma factor, whose translation MLKVKAGQLDQLGLLFERHNRPLYGFFYRLTADSAISEDLVQNVFVRIMKYSHTYKGDGKFTTWMYHMARNLFADHYKKQKKMGYKEDPEVTDKYFRDEFNAEEKRIKEEQLDMLQLAMNRLSAEKREVLVLSKYQGMKYQDIAEVLDITESAVKVRIFRALKDLKVQYEKLEVVNSQGT comes from the coding sequence ATGCTCAAGGTTAAAGCTGGTCAACTTGATCAACTTGGTTTGCTTTTCGAGCGACACAATAGACCCCTTTACGGGTTCTTTTATCGCTTGACCGCTGATAGCGCTATTAGCGAGGATCTTGTGCAGAATGTGTTTGTGAGAATAATGAAGTACAGCCATACCTATAAGGGGGATGGCAAGTTCACCACTTGGATGTACCACATGGCCAGAAATCTTTTTGCCGATCATTATAAAAAGCAAAAGAAGATGGGCTACAAGGAAGATCCGGAAGTGACAGATAAATACTTCAGAGATGAGTTCAATGCAGAAGAGAAGAGGATCAAGGAAGAACAACTTGACATGCTGCAGTTGGCTATGAACAGGCTATCGGCAGAAAAAAGAGAAGTCTTAGTACTAAGTAAATATCAGGGTATGAAGTATCAGGATATAGCTGAGGTACTTGACATCACTGAAAGCGCAGTCAAGGTTAGAATCTTTCGGGCCCTTAAGGACTTAAAAGTTCAATACGAGAAGTTGGAAGTTGTGAATTCACAGGGAACTTAA
- a CDS encoding DUF2141 domain-containing protein: MKRISLIFALMLSSWAVKGQDNEFSLEVNISGIKSVKGKLGLCLITDKREFLGDCSYYREFEVNQKTLLLALEGIKPNDYAITIYHDANSNGKLDTNFLGLPKERYGFSNNPRTTFGPPSFEKCLFTLDKDMSINLRLK, encoded by the coding sequence ATGAAAAGAATAAGCTTAATTTTTGCCCTGATGTTATCGAGCTGGGCAGTAAAAGGTCAAGACAATGAATTCTCACTAGAGGTTAATATCAGTGGGATCAAGTCTGTAAAAGGTAAATTAGGTCTATGCCTGATTACTGATAAACGTGAGTTTCTTGGGGATTGTAGTTATTACAGAGAGTTTGAAGTAAACCAAAAAACACTGCTGTTGGCATTAGAGGGCATCAAACCCAATGATTATGCGATAACTATATACCATGATGCCAATTCAAATGGCAAACTGGATACGAACTTTCTAGGTCTGCCTAAGGAGCGTTATGGCTTTTCTAACAACCCGAGGACTACATTTGGCCCACCAAGTTTCGAGAAATGCCTTTTCACTTTAGATAAAGATATGTCTATAAACCTGCGGCTCAAATAG
- a CDS encoding DUF6503 family protein, translating to MTKPYTFLLLAFFCLACNPQKKESAQETTPKSKVQEVIDKSIEFHQMGGLGNAEFSLTFRDIDYTYRNDNGMYEYTRTQIDSLGATILDVMDNDTLIRYTNGVATDVVDEKRAAYTRSVNSVIYFFRLPYGLNDPAVQKTYLGETEIKGKTYHEVKITFEQEGGGEDFDDVFLYWFDKEDYSMDYMAYLYHTDGGGMRFREAINPRRVNGMLIQDYINLKPEDEGIDIMTIDELYDNGELIELSKIINEKVTIN from the coding sequence ATGACCAAGCCTTATACTTTTCTTCTCTTAGCATTTTTTTGTCTTGCCTGTAATCCACAAAAAAAAGAATCTGCACAGGAAACAACACCCAAATCAAAAGTTCAGGAAGTGATAGACAAGTCCATTGAGTTTCATCAAATGGGAGGTTTAGGCAATGCCGAATTCTCTCTGACTTTTAGAGACATAGACTACACTTACCGTAATGACAACGGCATGTATGAGTACACAAGAACTCAAATTGACAGTCTAGGAGCCACTATTCTTGACGTAATGGATAATGACACTCTCATTAGGTATACCAACGGTGTGGCTACAGACGTGGTTGATGAAAAGAGAGCAGCCTATACCCGATCAGTCAATTCAGTCATCTATTTTTTTCGCCTTCCCTATGGTCTCAATGATCCGGCCGTACAGAAGACTTATCTAGGAGAAACTGAAATAAAAGGAAAGACCTACCATGAAGTAAAGATCACTTTTGAGCAAGAGGGTGGTGGAGAAGACTTTGACGATGTTTTCCTCTATTGGTTTGATAAGGAAGATTATAGCATGGATTATATGGCCTATCTGTATCATACGGATGGCGGTGGCATGCGCTTTAGAGAAGCCATCAACCCCAGAAGAGTCAATGGCATGCTCATACAAGACTATATCAATCTAAAGCCAGAAGATGAAGGTATTGATATCATGACCATCGATGAACTTTACGACAATGGTGAACTCATTGAGCTTTCAAAAATCATCAACGAAAAAGTCACCATCAACTAA
- a CDS encoding HEAT repeat domain-containing protein: METLELRRKSRKMEEQYMSLITDYIDGNLTAERQREFDTYVAEGHIDMAEVDAIMALQGRMAAADHPEPSAAMSENFYTMLNEAKAQASNGRGEWGLDRIWQVLFGTNSGRLAFGMAVLVIGVVLGRGFSGSAYQNELKSLSSQMTEMQQMMSMAMLEEESVSERLKGVQMSSQLVSSNKEVTDAMFVTLNNDESTNVRMAALNLLAEYADDPNIREGLINSISKQESPLMQLALAELMVELQEPKAVKEFKEIIEGEYTPEEVKTTLRESVNKIM; the protein is encoded by the coding sequence ATGGAGACATTAGAATTAAGAAGAAAAAGTAGGAAGATGGAAGAGCAGTATATGTCATTAATTACGGACTATATCGATGGCAACCTAACGGCCGAGAGACAGCGTGAATTCGATACGTATGTCGCAGAAGGTCACATTGATATGGCAGAGGTAGATGCCATCATGGCACTTCAGGGGCGAATGGCAGCTGCTGATCATCCGGAACCATCAGCTGCCATGAGCGAAAACTTCTACACCATGCTGAATGAAGCCAAGGCTCAGGCAAGTAATGGCCGAGGTGAGTGGGGCTTGGACCGTATTTGGCAAGTGCTTTTCGGTACAAATAGCGGAAGACTAGCCTTTGGTATGGCAGTACTCGTTATAGGAGTAGTGTTGGGGAGAGGCTTTTCCGGTTCGGCCTATCAAAATGAATTAAAGAGCCTATCGAGTCAGATGACGGAGATGCAGCAGATGATGTCAATGGCCATGTTGGAAGAGGAGTCCGTGTCCGAGCGATTGAAGGGAGTGCAAATGAGTAGTCAATTGGTTAGCTCAAATAAAGAAGTAACTGATGCCATGTTTGTAACCCTTAACAATGATGAGAGTACTAATGTACGAATGGCAGCACTGAATCTTTTGGCAGAATATGCTGACGATCCAAACATCAGAGAGGGTTTAATAAACAGCATTTCAAAACAAGAGTCTCCACTGATGCAATTGGCCTTAGCCGAGTTGATGGTAGAGCTTCAAGAGCCTAAGGCTGTAAAAGAATTTAAAGAAATTATTGAGGGTGAATACACTCCTGAGGAAGTGAAAACAACGTTGCGTGAGAGTGTTAATAAAATCATGTAA